One region of Scomber scombrus chromosome 10, fScoSco1.1, whole genome shotgun sequence genomic DNA includes:
- the LOC133987253 gene encoding tumor necrosis factor receptor superfamily member 14-like: protein MELMNTANMSYEKSWRRKPLNTVTFLIIMMNVFSVLSLTCHPAEYLIDQECCPKCPPGNRVKTDCTEFRSTSCLSCIDGTYMDGPTGSRQCFPCTNCDSGSGLRIKTSCTTLSNTVCEPLDGFYCTDSDKDNNCFRAQEHTRCEPGQYIRHKGTAFTDTECTDCSSDTFSDGTSTSCQSHTKCESLNLQLIKPGTASTDAECGEHSSNTAVIVGAVIGTLGLVTLGIFAF, encoded by the exons ATGGAGTTGATGAACACTGCTAACATGTCATATGAAAAGTCTTGGAGAAGAAAACCTTTGAACACTGTAACGTTTCTG ATAATCATGATGAATGTCTTCAGTGTTCTTAGCCTCACATGTCATCCTGCTGAGTACTTAATTGACCAAGAATGCTGTCCAAAGTGTCCTCCTG GAAATCGAGTTAAAACAGATTGTACAGAGTTCAGAAGTACATCCTGTCTGTCCTGTATTGATGGAACCTACATGGATGGACCAACAGGAAGTAGACAGTGCTTCCCCTGTACAAACTGTGATTCAG GTTCTGGTTTGAGGATAAAGACATCATGCACAACATTATCAAATACAGTTTGTGAACCTCTGGATGGATTCTATTGTACAGACTCTGATAAAGACAACAACTGTTTTAgagcacaggaacacacacGCTGTGAACCAGGACAATATATCAGACACAAAG GAACGGCCTTCACAGACACTGAGTGCACTGACTGCAgtagtgacacattttcagatGGGACATCTACATCTTGTCAGTCACATACAAA ATGTGAATCATTAAATCTTCAGCTGATAAAACCAGGAACTGCTTCAACTGATGCAGAATGTGGAGAACATAGTTCAAACACAGCAGTAATTGTGGGCGCTGTCATTGGGACACTTGGATTAGTCACACTTGggatatttgcattttaa
- the LOC133987967 gene encoding histone-lysine N-methyltransferase SUV39H1-like — protein MAEILKDCSVPCKTSWDELQALCRRERLYCKQLGVNRANVNEYEVEFLCDYKRNKEDEFYLVKWIGFPESDNTWEPKRNLKCPKLMKQFHIDLEKELRRHKRRCVPKKLDKEVSSFMVQKAKLRMSLQRWEAHLNFTRNHPGRIFVQNEVDLEGPPKNFTYINNYKVGQGIVLDEMAVGCECKNCLKEPVNGCCPGASLHRMAYNDRGQVRVKPGEPIYECNSQCSCNTDCPNRVVQKGIQFDLCIFKTENGRGWGVRTLQHIKKNTFVMEYVGEIITTDEAERRGHVYDRQGSTYLFDLDYVEDVYTVDAAHQGNISHFVNHSCNPNLQVFNVFIDNIDERLPRIALFSTRAIHVGEELTFDYKMQIDPFDTESTKMDSSFSLAGLPSSPKKRIRVECRCGSDSCRKYLF, from the exons ATGGCGGAAATTTTAAAAG ATTGCAGTGTGCCCTGTAAGACGTCCTGGGATGAGCTCCAAGCCCTGTGTCGCAGAGAGAGGCTCTACTGTAAACAGCTGGGGGTGAACAGAGCCAACGTCAACGAGTACGAGGTGGAGTTCCTCTGTGACTACAAGAGGAATAAG gagGATGAATTCTATCTGGTCAAATGGATAGGCTTCCCAGAGTCAGACAACACCTGGGAACCCAAGAGGAACCTCAAATGCCCCAAACTGATGAAGCAGTTCCACATTGACCTGGAAAAGGAGCTGCGGCGCCACAAGAGACGCTGCGTCCCTAAAAAGCTGGACAAGGAAGTCTCGTCCTTCATGGTTCAGAAAGCCAAACTGCGTATGAGCCTGCAACGCTGGGAGGCCCATTTAAACTTCACCCGCAACCACCCCGGTCGCATCTTCGTTCAGAACGAAGTGGACCTCGAGGGCCCGCCGAAAAACTTCACCTACATCAACAATTACAAAGTAGGCCAGGGCATCGTATTAGATGAGATGGCCGTAGGTTGCGAGTGCAAGAACTGTCTCAAGGAGCCGGTGAACGGCTGCTGCCCCGGGGCCTCCCTGCACCGCATGGCCTACAACGACCGGGGCCAGGTCCGGGTAAAGCCGGGAGAACCTATATACGAGTGTAACTCCCAATGCAGCTGTAACACCGACTGTCCCAACAGAGTGGTGCAGAAGGGCATCCAGTTTGACCTGTGCATCTTTAAGACAGAGAACGGCCGGGGGTGGGGCGTCCGCACACTGCAGCACATCAAGAAGAACACATTCGTCATGGAGTACGTGGGCGAG ATCATCACAACAGATGAAGCAGAAAGGAGGGGCCACGTGTACGACCGCCAAGGCTCCACATACCTATTTGACCTGGACTATGTGGAGGACGTATACACAGTGGATGCAGCGCACCAAGGCAACATCTCTCACTTTGTCAACCACAGT TGTAACCCCAACCTGCAGGTATTCAACGTGTTCATTGACAACATTGACGAGAGGCTCCCGAGAATTGCTTTGTTTTCAACACGGGCCATTCACGTGGGAGAGGAGCTCACCTTCGACTACAAGATGCAAA TTGATCCATTTGACACAGAAAGCACCAAAATGGACTCCAGTTTCAGTTTAGCGGGACTCCCCAGCTCTCCGAAGAAGAGAATTCGAGTGGAGTGCCGATGCGGATCGGACTCGTGTAGAAAGTACCTGTTCTGA
- the si:dkey-16n15.6 gene encoding organic solute transporter subunit alpha yields MRRGANCSWIGHEIPLSSEIFSAIKDELWLFLIPAGLAVIILGVFLEEVGFFLRHVPSSRRKRLYLWILGMYPVFVLTSLIALYVPRSSSLCNFIASLYHSITLLKFMGLITDFFGGKSRMLAALSGQQVSPDPFPCCCCCCLPMVAVNSSSRCWMMVAVLQLSVVRSILFFVTLVLWTDEQYDYGDVDSVNPNLYVNGIIGVSTFVSFYGHLLFYKTTKSALHGYGLRAKFICIILVLVLCGLQSGILETMGALEVIPCTPPFSVLTRSQLIYHYCVIVEMFCIGLYARHTFRKVEPSMVEDVEFPVSRCQLEKAVQTEDVQMTHQRPGLPADDAWPGGCLFSASNPGYNSDSEDSLCRIEHAPLDGFPFPSATGQKPVKPRPADTTELDVNHITVSADINYQESKDVTMV; encoded by the exons ATGCGAAGAGGAGCCAACTGCAGCTGGATCGGGCATGAGATCCCGCTGTCATCAGAAATCTTCAGTG CCATTAAAGATGAGCTGTGGCTCTTCCTCATCCCGGCCGGCCTGGCTGTCATCATACTGGGGGTGTTTCTAGAGGAGGTGGGCTTCTTCCTGCGACATGTTCCATCCTCCAGACGGAAACGCCTCTACCTGTGGATATTAGGAATGTACCCG GTGTTTGTCTTGACCTCCCTTATAGCGCTATATGTGCCACGCTCTTCCTCACTGTGTAATTTCATTGCTTCACT ATATCACTCCATCACCTTGCTGAAATTTATGGGACTGATCACAGACTTCTTTGGGGGGAAAAGTCGTATGCTGGCTGCTCTGTCTGGACAGCAGGTATCTCCAGATCCTTTcccctgttgctgctgctgctgcctccctATGGTGGCCGTCAACAG CAGCAGCCGTTGCTGGATGATGGTGGCTGTGCTGCAGCTCTCTGTTGTCCGCAGCATCCTGTTCTTCGTCACTCTGGTCCTGTGGACGGATGAACAGTACGACTACGGAGAT GTGGATTCGGTCAACCCTAACCTGTATGTGAACGGCATCATAGGCGTGTCAACCTTTGTGTCCTTCTACGGCCATCTCCTGTTTTACAAAACCACCAAGAGTGCTTTACATGGTTACGGACTGAGGGCCAAGTTCATCTGCATTATCCTGGTTCTGGTGCTGTGTGGCCTGCAGAGTGGCATCTTGGAGACCATGGGTGCTCTGGAGGTTATCCCCTGCACACCACCCTTCTCTGTCCTGACAAGGTCCCAGC TGATTTACCACTACTGTGTGATTGTGGAGATGTTCTGCATCGGTCTGTACGCCCGCCACACTTTCCGTAAGGTGGAGCCGAGCATGGTGGAGGACGTGGAGTTCCCGGTCAGTCGCTGTCAGCTGGAGAAGGCCGTTCAGACAGAGGATGTTCAGATGACACATCAAAGACCTGGCCTGCCAGCAGATGATGCCTGGCCAGGCGGCTGCCTTTTCTCCGCCTCCAATCCTGGGTACAACAGCGACAGCGAGGACAGCCTGTGCAGGATAGAGCACGCTCCTCTGGATGGTTTCCCCTTCCCTTCTGCTACAGGTCAGAAGCCGGTAAAGCCCAGACCTGCAGACACAACTGAGCTAGATGTGAACCACATAACAGTCAGTGCTGATATTAACTATCAGGAGTCTAAGGATGTTACTATGGTTTGA